Proteins co-encoded in one Methylomonas albis genomic window:
- a CDS encoding chemotaxis protein CheW, whose translation MAVIANCDKQLPAIVPESNLATAGQYLTFVLGSEVYALGILNIKKIIDYDDLTEVPMMPAFVRGVINLRGSVVPVIDLMARFGKGSTAVSKRTGIVIVETGGQGDGNQQDIGIIVDAVNEVIDIGPQDIEPPPSFGTDIHSDFISGMAKRNWRFIILLNVNKVLSADEMAGLSTASDVQVALESG comes from the coding sequence ATGGCAGTCATTGCAAACTGTGACAAGCAATTGCCGGCCATTGTGCCGGAGAGCAATCTGGCCACCGCCGGCCAATATTTAACCTTTGTGCTGGGCAGCGAGGTCTATGCGCTGGGAATTTTGAATATCAAGAAAATCATCGACTACGACGACCTCACCGAAGTACCGATGATGCCGGCCTTCGTGCGCGGCGTCATCAACCTGCGCGGTAGCGTGGTGCCGGTCATCGACTTGATGGCTCGCTTTGGCAAGGGCAGCACCGCAGTCTCTAAACGTACCGGCATCGTCATCGTCGAAACAGGCGGTCAAGGCGACGGCAACCAGCAGGACATCGGTATCATCGTCGACGCCGTCAACGAAGTAATCGACATCGGCCCGCAGGACATCGAACCGCCGCCGAGTTTCGGTACCGATATCCATTCCGATTTCATCAGCGGCATGGCCAAGCGCAACTGGCGTTTCATCATTTTGCTCAACGTCAATAAGGTGTTGTCTGCAGATGAAATGGCGGGGTTGAGCACAGCCAGTGATGTTCAGGTTGCGCTAGAGTCAGGCTGA
- a CDS encoding methyl-accepting chemotaxis protein, translated as MLDAMVPPFRLASDYVEKISQGDIPPKIIDSYNGDFNTIKNSLNQAIDTIGQQAADAQAIANGNLSINVKVHSENDVVSKSLVQILGVLQGLQKELPRLPLSSKDGHLSERGKPEQFQGAYAEVIGGVNDMLDAILLPIGEGNRILAQISGGKIDELIAQHYQGDHEQMKQAVNKVGTTLQGLQKELQRLTLASKDGQLSERGKPEQFQGANAEVVGGINDMLDAILLPIGEGNRILSLIRGGDLRQRVDIACKGDHDKMKQAVNGVHGWLADLVAYVTKIANGDMTAEMAKASNDDQIHEWLVLMKRNIQALVTTDANMLSVAAVEGRLATRADADKHQGDFRKIVAGVNNTLDAVISPLNVAADYVDNIAKGNIPARITDTYNGDFNVLKNNLNTCIDAVNALVADANMLSVAAVEGRLATRADASKHQGDFRKIVEGVNGTLDGVILPINEVVEVLSLVEQGDLTHTVKGDYKGQLSDFKDTVNNTVAKLSQTISEVINAADQLGTASEQIGATSQSLSQASSEQASSVEETCASIEQMASSINQNAESAKVTDGMAGKASQEAQQGGTAVKQTVEAMKSIAGKIGIIDDIAYQTNMLALNAAIEAARAGDHGKGFAVVAAEVRKLAERSQIAAQEIGQLAESSVKTAESAGQLLDAIVPSIAKTSDLVQEIAAASQEQSSGVGQINAAMNQMNQITQQNASASEELAATAEEMGAQTEQLQTLMSFFKIGYTGKAPKIRTGAKSAGKPERTMTDLTAGLAPNFNGSDIKLNKFEPF; from the coding sequence ATGTTGGACGCGATGGTGCCCCCCTTCAGACTGGCTTCCGATTATGTGGAGAAAATATCCCAGGGTGATATTCCTCCGAAAATTATCGATAGCTATAACGGCGATTTCAACACGATTAAAAACAGCCTCAATCAGGCCATAGACACCATCGGCCAACAGGCGGCGGATGCCCAGGCTATTGCCAACGGCAATTTGTCGATCAACGTCAAGGTGCATTCGGAAAATGATGTCGTGTCTAAGAGCCTGGTACAAATCCTTGGCGTGTTGCAAGGTTTGCAAAAGGAATTACCGCGCCTGCCCCTGTCTTCTAAAGACGGCCACCTGTCCGAGCGCGGGAAGCCGGAGCAATTCCAGGGAGCGTATGCCGAGGTGATCGGCGGTGTCAACGACATGCTGGATGCGATCTTGTTGCCAATAGGTGAAGGCAACCGGATTCTGGCGCAGATTTCCGGCGGCAAGATCGACGAATTGATCGCTCAGCACTATCAAGGCGACCACGAACAGATGAAGCAGGCCGTCAACAAGGTGGGGACCACCTTGCAAGGCTTGCAAAAGGAATTACAGCGACTGACTCTGGCTTCTAAAGACGGCCAATTGTCCGAGCGCGGCAAGCCTGAGCAATTCCAAGGCGCCAATGCCGAGGTGGTCGGCGGCATCAACGACATGCTGGATGCCATCTTGTTACCCATAGGTGAAGGCAACCGCATCTTGAGCCTGATTCGCGGTGGCGACTTGCGGCAGCGTGTGGACATTGCCTGTAAAGGCGACCACGACAAAATGAAGCAGGCGGTCAACGGCGTACATGGCTGGTTGGCGGACCTAGTTGCCTATGTCACCAAGATTGCCAATGGCGACATGACGGCGGAAATGGCCAAAGCCTCCAACGACGATCAGATTCACGAATGGTTGGTATTGATGAAGCGCAATATCCAGGCGCTGGTAACAACAGACGCCAACATGCTGTCGGTAGCCGCCGTGGAAGGCCGGCTGGCAACCCGCGCCGACGCCGACAAGCATCAAGGCGATTTCCGTAAAATCGTCGCCGGGGTTAACAACACACTGGACGCGGTGATAAGTCCGCTCAACGTTGCCGCCGATTATGTGGATAACATCGCCAAGGGCAACATCCCTGCCAGGATCACCGATACTTACAATGGCGATTTCAATGTCTTGAAAAATAACCTCAATACCTGTATAGACGCGGTCAATGCCCTGGTAGCAGACGCCAATATGCTGTCGGTAGCCGCCGTGGAAGGCCGGCTGGCAACTCGCGCCGATGCGAGTAAACACCAGGGCGATTTCCGCAAGATCGTTGAAGGCGTCAATGGAACCCTGGATGGTGTGATTCTGCCGATCAACGAGGTCGTCGAGGTATTGTCGCTGGTGGAACAAGGCGACCTGACTCACACTGTCAAAGGTGATTACAAAGGTCAACTGAGCGACTTTAAAGATACCGTCAACAACACCGTCGCCAAGTTGTCGCAAACCATCTCGGAAGTCATCAATGCAGCAGACCAGTTGGGAACGGCTTCCGAGCAAATCGGCGCCACCTCGCAATCTTTGTCGCAAGCCTCCAGCGAACAAGCCTCCAGCGTCGAAGAGACCTGCGCCAGCATCGAGCAAATGGCGTCTAGCATCAATCAAAATGCCGAGAGTGCCAAAGTCACTGATGGCATGGCCGGCAAGGCGTCACAGGAAGCCCAACAAGGCGGCACGGCGGTGAAACAGACCGTGGAAGCCATGAAAAGCATCGCCGGCAAGATCGGCATCATCGACGACATCGCCTACCAAACCAATATGCTGGCCTTGAACGCCGCGATTGAAGCGGCCCGCGCCGGCGATCACGGCAAGGGCTTCGCGGTGGTGGCGGCGGAAGTCCGCAAATTGGCGGAGCGCAGTCAAATCGCGGCTCAGGAAATTGGCCAGCTGGCGGAATCCAGTGTCAAGACCGCCGAAAGCGCCGGACAATTGCTGGACGCTATTGTCCCCAGCATCGCTAAAACCTCGGATCTGGTGCAGGAAATAGCCGCCGCCTCACAAGAGCAATCGTCGGGTGTCGGTCAGATCAACGCGGCTATGAACCAGATGAACCAAATTACCCAACAAAACGCTTCAGCCAGCGAAGAGTTGGCGGCCACCGCCGAAGAAATGGGCGCTCAGACCGAGCAATTGCAAACATTGATGAGCTTTTTCAAAATCGGTTATACCGGCAAAGCTCCCAAAATACGGACCGGCGCAAAATCGGCCGGCAAACCGGAAAGAACCATGACGGATTTAACCGCCGGACTCGCGCCCAATTTTAACGGTAGCGATATTAAATTAAATAAATTCGAGCCCTTCTAG
- a CDS encoding chemotaxis protein CheW, which yields MTAIVGISPQLPAVRIEAVQAGAGQYLTFVLGGEIYALGILNIREIIDYGQLTQVPMMPAFVRGVINLRGSVVPVIDLMARFGKGSTGVAKRTGIVIVEIGDQGDANQQDIGIIVDAVNEVIDIGPQDIEPPASFGTGIHSEFISGMAKRNGRFIILLNVNKVLSVDELAGLSSVATDSNRSPALE from the coding sequence ATGACAGCCATCGTCGGAATATCCCCACAACTGCCTGCGGTCAGAATCGAAGCGGTTCAGGCAGGCGCCGGCCAATATCTTACCTTTGTCTTAGGTGGCGAGATTTATGCGCTAGGGATTTTAAACATTAGGGAAATCATCGATTACGGCCAGCTGACCCAAGTACCGATGATGCCGGCCTTCGTGCGCGGCGTCATCAATCTGCGCGGTAGCGTGGTGCCGGTCATCGACTTGATGGCGCGCTTCGGCAAGGGCAGCACCGGAGTCGCTAAACGTACTGGGATCGTCATAGTCGAAATAGGCGATCAAGGCGACGCCAACCAGCAGGACATCGGCATCATCGTCGACGCTGTCAACGAAGTGATCGACATCGGCCCGCAGGACATCGAGCCGCCTGCGAGTTTCGGCACCGGTATTCATTCTGAGTTCATCAGCGGTATGGCCAAGCGCAATGGGCGTTTCATCATTTTGCTCAACGTCAATAAGGTGTTGTCGGTGGATGAATTGGCGGGTTTGAGCAGCGTCGCTACGGATAGCAATCGTTCTCCGGCATTGGAGTAA